One Verrucomicrobiota bacterium JB022 genomic window, TCGAGAAAGGGGTGCCAGTGATTCAGACCCGCCTGCAGTTGGAACTGCCTGAAGGATGGCGGTTGACCACCACCCCGGTCAACAATCCTACCTACACCTATCAGGAGGAGGGCCTGCGGCACCGTTGGATCGCCAGCTACCTTGACGCAGTCGAGTATGAAGAGTGGCAGCCAGACGTGGCTTTCCCTTTTCTTGGCATCAACCTTTTCCCGGCCGAGCAGGATCAGCGACGCGCCCGGATGGAGACTTATACCGACTGGAACAGCATTGCTGCCTTCCACGTTCCGGTCATGGACGGTGCTGCGACCCCTGACGAAGCGGTGAGAGCCAAGGTCTTGGAATTGACCAAGGATTGCTCCACGCAGTGGCAAAAAATCCAGGCAGTATCGCGCTTTTGCCAGGCCGTAAGCTATGCCAGTATCGCGCTCGATTTGAGCAAAGGGGGCGGCTACCGGCCATACCCTGCGCCCACCGTGCTTAGCCGTAATTATGGCGACTGCAAGGACAAGACGGCCCTGTTGCGCGCCATGCTCTCCTGCCTCGGGGTTGAAAGCTATGCCGTTGCCTGCCTGGTTTCAGACTCGGATGCCGTCACGCCCCTGTGGGCATCGCCCATGCAGTTTAACCACTGCATCACGGCCTTGCGTGCCCCGGAAGGTATCGAAACTGGGGCTGCCGTGGACCATCCCGACCTGGGCAAGCTGCTGATTTTCGACCCAACTAACCCCTATGTGCCGGTGGGCAGTATCAGCAACAGCCTGGCAGGCTCCTTCGCTTTGGTCATCGCCCCGGAAGTGCAGCGCTTGCAGGCAATCCCTACCACGCTTCGTTCGGTGAAGCTTGAACTGAAAGGCACGCTCACGCCCCGCGGCGGTCTGACTGCTCATGTGGAGGAAGTGGCGGAGGGCCACGAAGCGGTCCTCGGGCGCAGGCTCTACCGTAACCATGGCAGCTCTCACTACGAGCAGGGGCTGCTCAACTGGATGCGTAGCGAACTGTCTGCGACCAGAATTTCCGCCTGGGACGTGACCGACGACCTCGACTCCGACCGCTTTACCGTGGGGCTTGATCTGGAGGCGCCGTCCTTCGGTCGTGCCTTGGGCTCGACGATGATGATCATCAAGCCCTTCATCAACTCCAACTACATGCAGCGGCCCGACTTGGGCGAGAAGCGCGCAGCTCCCATCCGGATGCCCTATTTTTCGACGGAGAATGCCGTCGAGATCGCTTTGCCCGAAGGCTACGTGGTCGATGAACTGCCGGCGCCGTTGCTGGTGGAAGATACCTTTGGGCGGGTCGAAGTGGAGTATCGCGAGGAAAACGGCGCGCTTATCGCGCACCGCAAGGTTTCCCTCAACGGTGCCACGGTGCCCGCTACGGAGCTGGAGCGGCTCAACGCCTTCTTCGATGCCTACCAAAAAGCGGGGCAGGGGCGCGTTGTGATCAAGCGCCTCTAACCCCGCTGCTGGCGAAAGGAAAAGGGGTGTTGAGCGAGTGTCCTATTGAGCGGTCCTTTTCACAGTGGCACCCCTCCAGGGTGCTTTATTCTTCGAACGGTTACCTGCAGTGTCGGTTCGCTCCGCAAACCTCAACTGCAGGCTAAGGGATGGCATCCCTCAGGGATGCTGCATCATCCAGCAAGCCAGAGGCTTGCCAGCTCGTAGCCCGGGGTTGAGGTCCGCATAAGCGGGCCGATACCCCGGGATATTTAGCTCCCCGCAAAGGCACCCTGGAAGGGTGCCACCATAGGACGTGCAAACATCTTGTTGAAGGAATTCGCTTTTGCGAGCATTCACCCCAACGCGACACTAGATCAGCACCTCGAAGATGTGGGCCGGGTTCTTTTGCGGGTCCAGCTTGATGAAGGCCTTACGGCCCTTCCAGCTATAGACGGGCTGGGTCGGGTCGTTGAGGTCGCGCACCCCGAATTCACGATTGGCGTCGATGCCCATGGCTTCCAGCGGCAGCTCGATGAAGCCCTGCTGCGTCCAGTGCCAGTCCATATTGACGACGACGAGGATACGGCTGGAGCGGTCGAAGTTCTGCTTCAGGTAGGCGAGGAACTGCGGGTTGTCGGTCTCGACGAAGGTGATGTTGGCCGTGCGGCGCAGGGCGGCATGCTCGCGGCGCAGGTTGTTTACGCGGCGGATCTCCTCTTTGAGGTT contains:
- a CDS encoding DUF3857 domain-containing protein produces the protein MAAPKLPAWVEQARQTAIPAAYTSAPAVVLNDVSEVEVARSGKIESRTYYAVRIQNVEGREYASATLSYNLETDKVRELNAWLILPNGEVRTYKERDFARREEKLSRNVYHEGWERSLDLESAAAPGSIFAWSARLEEDSIFPQLIRYFEKGVPVIQTRLQLELPEGWRLTTTPVNNPTYTYQEEGLRHRWIASYLDAVEYEEWQPDVAFPFLGINLFPAEQDQRRARMETYTDWNSIAAFHVPVMDGAATPDEAVRAKVLELTKDCSTQWQKIQAVSRFCQAVSYASIALDLSKGGGYRPYPAPTVLSRNYGDCKDKTALLRAMLSCLGVESYAVACLVSDSDAVTPLWASPMQFNHCITALRAPEGIETGAAVDHPDLGKLLIFDPTNPYVPVGSISNSLAGSFALVIAPEVQRLQAIPTTLRSVKLELKGTLTPRGGLTAHVEEVAEGHEAVLGRRLYRNHGSSHYEQGLLNWMRSELSATRISAWDVTDDLDSDRFTVGLDLEAPSFGRALGSTMMIIKPFINSNYMQRPDLGEKRAAPIRMPYFSTENAVEIALPEGYVVDELPAPLLVEDTFGRVEVEYREENGALIAHRKVSLNGATVPATELERLNAFFDAYQKAGQGRVVIKRL